One window of the Zea mays cultivar B73 chromosome 3, Zm-B73-REFERENCE-NAM-5.0, whole genome shotgun sequence genome contains the following:
- the LOC100285371 gene encoding exocyst complex subunit Sec15-like family protein: protein MRRKLPGDAPLSAAGPGHALSASAPSEVDLAQLSAAIAAGEDLGPFVRRAFACGRPEPLLASLRGAARDREAEIEELCRAHFHDFIRAVDDLRSLLADADALKGSLSASHSALLSSAAPLLASLESFLAARSLAGNLSSALASSRRCVRLLALAARANAHLQAGNHGLYLALRAVDAIDRDLASGPEPLPLPTLRRMLLSVVPAVRAHAEREISREFSDWMVSIRAASRHLGQVAISRSAAARQRQEELRSKHRPLEECITLDDDGVGDLDDFAAAAATAEAADGAAAASFDLTPLYRAMHIHQTLALGERFKKYYLENRKLQLTSDFDVIAATPFLESHQVFFSQIAGFFIVEDRVFRTGGGLTSRPDVDALWDAAVGKMVSVMEDNFSRMQTANHLLLITDYAALLSATMRRYGYPVGMLLDVLAKHRDKYHDLLLADCRRQVAEALTADKFDQMLMRKEYEYSMNVLAFGIQSSDITPAFPYVAPFSCTVPDICRIVRSFIEDSVSFMAHGGGGDTYAAVKKYLGRILSEVVDASIKKLLDSGSGLSVSQAMQVAANMSVMERACEFFTRHAAQLCGVPLRAVERGRRDFPLRRSRDAAEALLLRLLRAKVDEFMRQSDGINWMADDSPPGGNEYANEVIIYLETLTSTAQQILPLPVLHRVLVAVLAHISERIIELFLNDSVKRFNANAVTGIDTDLKMFETFAEGMSSLFVDSGQESAKNEMKAALVEARQLVNLLMSNSPENFLNPVIREKSYNKLDYRKVAIISEKFRDTSESYFSTFGTRGARQNPKKKSLDTLIKRLREAS from the coding sequence ATGCGGCGCAAGCTTCCCGGCGACGCGCCGCTGTCGGCGGCGGGGCCTGGTCATGCGTTGTCCGCATCCGCGCCGTCCGAGGTGGACCTCGCTCAGCTCTCCGCCGCCATCGCGGCCGGGGAGGACCTTGGCCCCTTCGTGCGCCGGGCCTTCGCGTGCGGCCGCCCCGAGCCGCTGCTCGCCTCGCTCCGCGGCGCGGCGCGGGACCGCGAGGCGGAGATCGAGGAGCTCTGCCGCGCACACTTCCACGATTTTATCCGCGCCGTCGACGACCTCCGGTCCCTCCTTGCCGACGCCGACGCGCTCAAGGGCTCCCTCTCGGCGTCCCACTCCGCGCTTCTCTCCTCGGCGGCCCCGTTGCTCGCCTCGCTTGAATCCTTCCTCGCCGCGCGCTCGCTCGCGGGGAATCTCTCCTCCGCGCTAGCCTCCTCCCGACGCTGCGTACGGCTGCTCGCGCTCGCGGCGCGGGCGAACGCGCACTTACAGGCCGGCAATCATGGGCTCTACCTCGCCCTGCGCGCCGTCGACGCCATCGACCGTGATCTCGCCTCGGGACCCGAGCCTCTGCCGCTACCCACGCTCCGCCGCATGCTGCTCAGCGTCGTCCCTGCGGTGCGTGCGCATGCCGAGCGCGAGATCTCCCGGGAGTTCTCAGACTGGATGGTTAGCATTCGCGCTGCTTCGAGGCACCTCGGCCAGGTGGCCATCAGCCGGTCGGCTGCCGCGAGGCAGCGCCAGGAGGAGCTCCGCTCCAAGCACCGCCCGCTGGAGGAGTGCATCACCTTGGATGACGATGGTGTTGGTGACCTCGACGATTTTGCGGCAGCCGCGGCAACAGCTGAAGCAGCAGATGGTGCCGCTGCAGCCTCTTTTGACCTTACGCCGCTCTATCGAGCGATGCATATACACCAGACGCTGGCGCTAGGTGAGCGGTTCAAGAAGTACTACCTGGAAAACAGGAAGCTGCAGCTGACATCGGACTTTGATGTCATTGCGGCGACGCCATTCCTCGAGTCCCACCAGGTGTTTTTCTCGCAGATTGCTGGGTTCTTTATTGTTGAAGACCGGGTGTTTAGAACAGGGGGTGGGCTCACATCTCGGCCAGATGTAGATGCACTTTGGGATGCCGCTGTGGGGAAGATGGTCTCTGTCATGGAAGATAACTTCTCCAGGATGCAGACAGCAAACCACTTGCTTCTCATCACTGATTATGCTGCTTTGCTTTCTGCCACAATGCGGCGGTATGGTTATCCAGTAGGGATGCTACTCGATGTGCTGGCTAAGCACAGGGACAAGTACCATGATTTGCTGCTTGCAGATTGCCGTAGGCAGGTGGCTGAGGCACTGACAGCAGATAAGTTTGATCAGATGCTCATGAGAAAGGAGTATGAGTACTCAATGAATGTCCTTGCATTTGGAATTCAGAGCTCAGACATTACCCCAGCTTTCCCATATGTTGCACCGTTTTCATGCACCGTCCCAGACATTTGCCGTATTGTTCGTTCGTTCATTGAAGATTCTGTGAGCTTCATGGCACATGGGGGAGGTGGGGATACCTATGCAGCAGTGAAGAAGTACCTTGGTCGGATCCTATCTGAGGTGGTGGATGCTTCGATTAAAAAACTTTTGGATTCAGGCAGTGGTCTAAGTGTGTCCCAGGCAATGCAGGTTGCTGCTAACATGTCTGTGATGGAGCGGGCATGCGAGTTCTTTACACGCCATGCTGCACAACTGTGTGGTGTGCCGCTGCGTGCTGTGGAGCGTGGTCGGCGGGACTTCCCACTTCGCAGGTCACGTGATGCTGCGGAGGCGCTCCTGCTGCGGCTTCTGCGTGCCAAGGTTGATGAGTTTATGAGACAATCTGATGGTATCAACTGGATGGCTGATGACTCTCCTCCTGGCGGCAATGAGTATGCGAATGAGGTCATCATCTACCTTGAGACGCTCACATCAACGGCACAGCAGATCCTTCCCCTTCCTGTGCTACACCGTGTACTTGTGGCAGTGCTTGCCCACATCTCTGAAAGGATCATCGAGCTCTTCTTGAACGATTCAGTAAAGCGGTTCAATGCCAATGCGGTCACTGGTATAGATACTGATCTCAAAATGTTTGAGACGTTTGCAGAGGGCATGTCTAGCCTGTTTGTGGACTCAGGTCAAGAATCTGCAAAAAATGAAATGAAGGCTGCACTAGTGGAAGCAAGGCAGCTAGTGAATCTTCTTATGAGCAATAGTCCAGAGAATTTCCTAAATCCAGTGATCCGTGAGAAGAGCTATAACAAGCTAGATTATAGAAAGGTTGCAATCATCTCAGAGAAGTTTAGAGATACCTCAGAGAGTTATTTCTCAACATTTGGGACAAGGGGTGCCAGGCAGAACCCAAAGAAGAAATCTCTGGATACCCTGATCAAGAGGCTCAGAGAAGCCAGTTAG